A single genomic interval of Bacteroidetes Order II. bacterium harbors:
- a CDS encoding type 1 glutamine amidotransferase gives MAIGRIRKILLVQVREDELTQQEEQRSFATCCGQPFDSLLVANLAAGHALPCFVTGLDAVIIGGSSGYSAYADYLWVPEFIAFIHRCMMDNIPIFGSCWGHQFLARALGGTVIHDPLRSEMGAKDVFLNEEGQNDPVFSGMPQRLRVNAGHHDRVSVLPPDAIELATNETAPFQAFRIKGLPIYGTQFHSELDRATIADRVIRYQQHYPEVAHHLAAILDSFEDTPIASTIIRRFLAVYCP, from the coding sequence ATGGCAATTGGACGAATAAGAAAAATTTTACTGGTTCAGGTACGGGAAGATGAGTTGACCCAACAAGAGGAACAACGGTCTTTTGCAACGTGTTGCGGCCAACCATTCGACAGTCTTCTGGTAGCCAATCTCGCCGCCGGACATGCCTTGCCTTGTTTTGTTACCGGGTTGGACGCTGTAATTATCGGTGGTTCAAGCGGCTATTCCGCCTATGCGGATTATCTTTGGGTTCCGGAGTTTATCGCCTTCATCCATCGTTGTATGATGGATAACATACCCATTTTTGGGTCTTGTTGGGGGCATCAATTTTTGGCGCGTGCCCTCGGCGGAACAGTCATCCACGACCCGCTTCGGTCCGAAATGGGGGCAAAAGACGTTTTTCTGAACGAAGAAGGACAAAATGATCCGGTCTTCAGTGGAATGCCCCAAAGATTACGGGTAAATGCCGGGCATCACGACCGCGTTTCCGTGCTACCACCTGATGCCATTGAATTGGCCACCAATGAAACCGCGCCGTTTCAGGCTTTTCGGATAAAAGGGTTGCCGATTTATGGCACTCAGTTTCATAGCGAATTAGACCGCGCAACGATCGCAGACCGCGTGATCCGTTACCAACAACATTATCCAGAAGTGGCCCATCACTTGGCTGCTATCTTAGATTCTTTCGAGGATACCCCCATCGCATCCACCATTATCCGCCGATTTTTAGCGGTGTATTGTCCTTAA
- the maf gene encoding septum formation protein Maf — MRFQVPLLLASQSPRRKQLLNMLGWDFRAQPSDITEIVPENLPPPEVVTSLARQKVEDLLSRFTTSLILAADTIVVLDEAILGKPKDPEEAFWMLKALSGRSNTVYTGICLAQGTSNRIVTAVEQSEVFFYPMSDAEIRRYVASGSPMDKAGAYGIQDDWGALFIERIEGDYYNVMGLPLHLLYKTLKQNFADLWQLDE; from the coding sequence ATACGGTTCCAAGTACCCCTGCTTTTGGCGTCACAATCGCCACGTAGAAAACAGTTGTTGAACATGTTAGGCTGGGATTTTAGGGCTCAGCCTAGCGATATCACAGAAATCGTGCCAGAAAACCTACCCCCTCCGGAAGTAGTCACTTCATTGGCGCGTCAGAAAGTGGAAGACCTTCTAAGCCGATTTACGACAAGCCTTATCTTGGCCGCAGACACGATTGTGGTGCTAGACGAGGCCATCTTAGGAAAACCCAAAGACCCAGAGGAGGCCTTTTGGATGCTAAAAGCATTGTCTGGCCGAAGCAATACGGTCTATACGGGAATTTGCCTCGCACAGGGCACCTCTAACCGTATAGTGACCGCAGTTGAACAATCTGAAGTATTCTTTTATCCAATGTCTGATGCCGAAATCCGGCGGTATGTGGCTTCAGGCTCGCCAATGGATAAAGCAGGTGCATATGGCATTCAGGATGATTGGGGGGCCCTGTTTATTGAACGCATCGAAGGCGATTATTATAATGTAATGGGATTACCCTTGCACCTTTTGTATAAAACACTCAAACAAAACTTTGCCGATCTATGGCAATTGGACGAATAA
- a CDS encoding ParA family protein yields MPVITLCNHKGGTGKTTTTINLASAFGLLGYKTLVVDLDPQSFLSEMLRLPAVKEEHTTVAFFGLHESLADIPVVQSRHFDVIPSTPSLTKLLRHLTKPTDVFWMKENIENGHGYDFVLIDTAASLSALTFNALVATDLVIIPVVPEFQSVVGAEQTWQTCLMVRKSLNPTLTEPRFLLTKVDARRRMHQRFQQYLRGQYPKNVLQQMIRTDTLLTERGKEGASVFDIDHQARGALDYANMAEEILHQFGIMPS; encoded by the coding sequence ATGCCTGTAATTACGCTTTGTAACCATAAAGGCGGAACTGGAAAGACTACAACCACCATCAATCTGGCCTCTGCCTTCGGGTTGTTGGGGTATAAGACATTGGTCGTAGACCTGGATCCGCAGAGTTTTCTTTCTGAGATGTTGCGGTTGCCCGCCGTGAAAGAAGAACATACCACGGTGGCATTTTTTGGGCTTCATGAATCCCTTGCAGATATACCAGTGGTACAGAGTCGTCATTTTGATGTAATTCCTTCTACGCCCAGTCTCACGAAACTCTTACGGCATTTGACAAAGCCCACCGATGTGTTTTGGATGAAAGAAAATATTGAGAATGGGCATGGGTACGATTTCGTCCTGATAGATACCGCAGCATCCCTTTCTGCATTGACCTTTAATGCCTTGGTGGCCACCGACTTGGTGATCATCCCTGTTGTCCCAGAATTTCAGTCGGTGGTAGGCGCAGAACAAACGTGGCAAACCTGTTTGATGGTACGTAAATCATTAAATCCGACACTTACGGAACCTCGTTTCTTGTTAACAAAGGTGGACGCACGGAGAAGAATGCACCAACGTTTTCAGCAGTATTTGCGTGGGCAATATCCCAAAAATGTCTTGCAGCAAATGATCCGGACGGATACCTTGTTGACAGAACGTGGGAAGGAAGGGGCTTCTGTATTTGACATAGACCATCAGGCCCGTGGTGCGTTGGATTATGCAAATATGGCCGAAGAAATTCTTCATCAATTTGGCATTATGCCTTCGTAA
- a CDS encoding ParA family protein, translating to MKIISVCNHKGGSGKTTCSIHLAASLSLAGHKTLAIDLDPQGFMSRMVGISEPNEKQSALTLFGHQADWQTQYVAHLTEFDFIPSTTALTTALKKLTKPTDVLWLKEILSVNTDYEYIVLDTSSSVTVYTLNALVASHHVVIPVIPEYLPVIGAEQTYQTCTLVKSKLNPELANPYFLLTQVDGRKNIHERYKQYLRSTYQNQVLNGFIRTNAALSEETLQGKTLFSAEPNSKGAIDFANVTDELLGRMNSTESPAPVIEQTLDGTWKRLVEL from the coding sequence ATGAAGATCATCTCGGTTTGTAACCATAAAGGTGGTTCCGGCAAAACCACATGCTCCATTCATTTGGCCGCTTCCTTATCGCTTGCTGGCCACAAAACGTTGGCCATAGATTTAGATCCGCAGGGGTTTATGTCCCGAATGGTGGGTATTTCTGAGCCGAACGAAAAACAATCTGCCCTGACCCTCTTTGGTCACCAAGCCGATTGGCAAACGCAGTATGTTGCTCACTTGACCGAGTTTGATTTTATTCCTTCTACAACAGCCCTTACCACTGCGCTTAAAAAACTGACCAAGCCAACAGATGTGCTTTGGCTAAAAGAAATTTTGTCGGTAAATACCGATTACGAGTATATCGTTTTAGATACTTCTTCGTCTGTAACCGTTTACACTTTAAATGCGCTTGTGGCCTCACATCATGTGGTAATCCCCGTTATTCCGGAGTACCTACCCGTGATCGGTGCGGAACAAACCTACCAAACCTGCACGCTCGTAAAGTCTAAACTTAATCCGGAACTTGCCAACCCATATTTTTTATTGACACAAGTGGATGGACGGAAAAATATTCACGAGCGGTATAAGCAATACTTACGCTCAACGTATCAAAATCAGGTCTTGAACGGGTTTATTCGCACCAATGCAGCACTTTCGGAGGAAACACTTCAGGGAAAAACCCTTTTTAGTGCAGAACCGAATTCTAAAGGGGCAATAGATTTTGCGAATGTGACCGACGAGTTATTGGGCCGCATGAACTCTACCGAGTCGCCAGCCCCAGTCATTGAACAAACCTTGGATGGTACTTGGAAGCGTTTGGTGGAACTTTAA